The proteins below are encoded in one region of Hordeum vulgare subsp. vulgare chromosome 3H, MorexV3_pseudomolecules_assembly, whole genome shotgun sequence:
- the LOC123441810 gene encoding putative cyclin-dependent kinase F-2, with the protein MGERVRVRPRLGDGVLDPSAAATLLRYSLPAMVPSVAIKTLSSSSHDAVRREAGLLRACRGHRSIVQLRAMSSDPGADDRLSLVMEYVGPSLHHVLHGARRGCPFQEDVVRYLMRQLLGGAKHMHERCGVVHRDIKPENVLVGDGVKICDFGLAMRTSTQSPPYGLHGTRSYMAPEILLGKPDYDAKVDAWSLGCVMAEILLGDRLFGRAADDADQLLRIFYILGVPDQISWPSYNSMPLAGELVAPPPTTSTPHRNRLREMFPEDCLSIQGFQVLSGLLSCDAHKRLSAADALELPWFAVN; encoded by the exons ATGGGTGAACGCGTCAGGGTTCGCCCGCGCCTGGGCGACGGCGTCCTGGACCCGTCGGCGGCGGCAACCCTCCTGCGCTACTCGCTTCCGGCCATGGTCCCGAG CGTGGCCATCAAGACCCTCAGCTCGAGCAGCCACGACGCGGTCCGGCGGGAGGCCGGCCTCCTCAGGGCGTGCCGCGGCCACCGCTCCATCGTCCAGCTGCGTGCCATGTCCTCCGACCCCGGCGCCGACGACAGGCTCTCCCTCGTCATGGAGTACGTCGGGCCAAGCCTCCACCACGTCCTCCACGGCGCCCGCCGCGGCTGCCCGTTCCAGGAGGACGTCGTGCGCTACCTCATGCGGCAGCTCCTGGGCGGCGCCAAGCACATGCACGAGCGCTGCGGCGTCGTCCACCGGGACATCAAGCCCGAGAACGTCCTCGTCGGCGACGGCGTCAAGATATGCGACTTCGGGCTCGCCATGCGCACGTCGACCCAGTCCCCGCCGTACGGCCTGCATGGCACCCGCAGCTACATGGCCCCGGAGATCCTCCTGGGGAAGCCCGACTACGACGCCAAGGTGGACGCCTGGTCGCTCGGCTGCGTCATGGCCGAGATCCTCCTGGGCGACCGGCTCTTTGGCCGCGCGGCGGACGACGCCGACCAGCTCCTCAGGATCTTCTACATTCTTGGCGTGCCGGACCAGATCTCCTGGCCGTCCTACAACTCCATGCCGCTCGCCGGCGAGCTGGTggcgccgccgccgacgacgagCACCCCCCACCGCAACAGGCTGCGCGAGATGTTTCCAGAGGACTGCCTGTCGATACAGGGCTTCCAAGTATTGAGCGGCCTCCTCTCCTGCGACGCACACAAGAGGCTGTCGGCGGCTGATGCCTTGGAGCTTCCTTGGTTCGCCGTCAACTAG
- the LOC123444054 gene encoding 60S ribosomal protein L18a translates to MVAFRFHQYQVVGRALPTPGDEQPKIYRMKLWATNEVRAKSKFWYFLRKLKKVKKSNGQMLAINEIFEKNPTTIKNYGIWLRYQSRTGYHNMYKEYRDTTLNGAVEQMYTEMASRHRVRSPCIQIIKTATVNFKLCKRDNTKQFHNSKIKFPLVYQKVRPPTRKLKTTYKATRPNLFM, encoded by the exons ATGGTGGCCTTCCGG TTCCATCAGTACCAGGTGGTGGGTCGCGCGCTGCCGACGCCCGGCGATGAGCAGCCGAAGATCTACCGCATGAAGCTCTGGGCCACCAATGAGGTCCGCGCCAAGAGCAAGTTCTG GTATTTCCTGAGGAAGctgaagaaggtgaagaagagcAACGGCCAGATGCTCGCCATCAACGAG ATCTTTGAGAAGAACCCAACCACCATCAAGAACTATGGCATTTGGCTGCGTTACCAGAGCAGGACTGGGTACCACAACATGTACAAGGAATACCGTGACACCACACTGAATGGTGCCGTGGAGCAGATGTACACTGAGATGGCCTCTCGCCACCGTGTGAGATCCCCCTGCATTCAGATCATCAAGACCGCGACTGTCAACTTCAAGCTATGCAAGAGAGACAATACCAAGCAGTTCCACAACTCCAAGATTAAGTTCCCCCTTGTGTACCAGAAGGTCAGGCCACCAACCAGGAAGCTGAAGACCACCTACAAGGCAACCAGGCCGAACTTGTTCATGTGA